Part of the Microbulbifer salipaludis genome is shown below.
TATCCGTGTGCACCGAGTAGGCGAAATCCACAGCGGTGGCGCCGGCGGGCAGGTCGATGATCTTGCCTTTGGGGGTGAACACGTAAACCTCGTCCGGAAACAGGTCGATTTTTACGTTTTCGATAAATTCCAGTGAATCGCCGGCACGTTGCTGCATTTCCAGCAGGCCCTGCACCCAGCGCCGCGCGCGTACCTGACTGGTGCCGCCGGTGTTGAGCACCTCATCCCCCGAGGACTTGTACAGCCAGTGCGCGGCAATACCGCTGTTGGCCATCTCGTCCATTTCTTTGGTGCGAATCTGCACTTCGATCGGCACCCCGTGCATACCCAGTAATACGGTATGTAGCGACTGGTAGCCGTTGGATTTGGGGATGGCGATATAGTCTTTGAATTCGCTGATCACCGGCTTGTACAGGTTGTGGATAACCCCAAAGGTTCGGTAACAGGTGTCCACGCTGTCGACGATGATGCGGAAGGCGTAGACGTCCATGATTTCCTTGAACGACTTTTTCTTCGAGCGCATCTTCTGGTAAATGCTGTACAGGTGCTTTTCGCGGCCGATCACCAGCGCGTCGATTTTCTCTCGCTCCAAGCGCAGTTCGATGGCGTTCTGGATTTTTTCCAGCAGCTCCTTGCGGTTGCCACGCGCGGCAACCAGTGCGGCGCGCAAGCGGCTGGCGCGCAGCGGGTAGATGGCAAAAAAGGCGCGGTCCTCGAATTCGATCCGCACATCGTTCATGCCCAGGCGGTTGGCGATGGGTGCGTAGATTTCAAGGGTTTCGCGGGCGATGCGTGCGCGCTTCTCCGGCTTCAGCGAGCCGAGGGTGCGCATGTTGTGCAGGCGGTCGGCGAGCTTGACCAGGATCACGCGGATATCCCGCGCCATGGCCAAAGCCATTTTCTGGAAGTTCTCGGCCTGCTTTTCTGCCGGGCTGTCGGTTTCGAACTGGGTCAGCTTGGAGACGCCGTCCACCAGATCGGCAATCTCTCCGCCAAACTGCTCCGCCAGCGCCGCCTTGGGGATGCCGGTATCTTCGATGACGTCGTGGAGCATGGCTGCCGCCAGGCTCTGTGCGTCCATATGCATGCCAGCCAGGATGGTGGCAACCGCCAGGGGGTGTGTGATGTAAGGCTCGCCGGAGCGCCGTTTCTGGCCCTCGTGCGCCTGCTCCGCATAGAAGTAGGCGCGGCGGACAAACTGGATCTGGTCGGGGGAAAGGTAGGACGAGAGGCGATGGGCCAGACTGTCGATGGTGTGCAAAGCCGCGCTCGCCTCTTAAATTTCCAGCAAATCCTGCATTACTGCATCAATAATCGGTCAACTTCGGATTACATGTCCTGTTCTGACAGGAATACCGGTGCCGGTGCGGCGCGCTGTACCGGCTCTTCTTCCGGCTCGTCCAGAATGCTGGCGTCAACGAAGCCTTCTTCGATTTCGCGCAGGGCGATCACGGTCGGCTTGTCGTTTTCTTCCGGTACCATCGGGTCGCGGCCGCCGGTGGCGATCTGACGGGCGCGCTTGCTGCCTACAATCACCAGCTCAAAGCGGTTGTCTACGTGGTCGAGGCAATCTTCAACGGTAATACGTGCCATAAATCTTCTATTCCAGTGTGTAAGTTTGCCCGGCTGGGCAAAATTGACGAATTCTGTTGTCTGCCCGGTCAGTGCCGGCGCGGACGGGGGTTGACTATTCTACCGGACCGCGCGGTGTACGCAAATCGAACAGTGGTTAAAGACGCATAAAGTAAGATGCGAAGGTGGCGATGCCGGGTATGGGTTTGCCAGACCTTCTGCGAGAGGGACCTCGCAGAAGAGCCCCCATGGATGGGTTCACGGCGTGTCTGGTAAACCCATACCCGGCAGCGCCGCCGCCACAAAACTAGATTCGAGCTTACTGGCTCCGCAGCAACGACTGCAGCAGCCCGGAGTGACGCTCCTGCTGCCTCACCAAGCGCTGGCGCTCCGCCACCATAATCGAGCGCAGCTCGTTGAGGGCGGTGGTGAAGTCGTCGTTGATCACCAGGTAATCGGTCTCCACATAGTGGGACATCTCGTCGATGGCCTGCGCCATACGTTTGTCGATCACCGACTGGTCATCCTGGCCGCGCCCGGTCAGGCGCTCCAGCAGTGCCTGTTGTGACGGCGGCAGAATAAAGATCCCCACTGTTTCCGGCATCAGCTTGCGCACCTGCTCAGCACCCTGCCAGTCGATCTCCAGGATCACATCGCGGCCGCTGGCCAGGGTCTCTTCAACCCAGGCTCTGGAGGTGCCGTAGAAATTGTCGAACACCTGGGCGTGCTCCAGAAAGGCACTTTTCCCGAGCATCGCCACGAACTCGTCGCGATCCACAAAATGATAGTTGATGCCCTCAACCTCACCGGGACGCATGGCCCGGGTGGTGTGGGACACGGATACGGTGACCTGGGAGTCCGCCTCGATCAGCGCTTTGACAAGACTGGTTTTACCGGCGCCGGAAGGCGCGGAGACCGTATAGAGAGTACCTGTGGACACGGCGAACCCTGCTGCTGTGTTGGTAAAGTGGTTGGGTGGGCGGGGATTATAGCGAAAGGAAGACAGGCAGTCCCCCGACCGGTGCTGGGGGCAAAGTGTTGGGCTTTTCCAAGCTGCTTGCCACGGGGAGGCGAGCAGTCCGGAGCCGGCCGGGAGTGCCTGCGGAATCTCAACCGGTCACCTTTGGGGAAGGCTCGGGCTACTGCGGATTCCTGTTGCTAGTTGCGAACGGAAGTGACTGTATCGTCTTTGTGCATAAAAACCAACACCCACCAGGTGATTGCGCTCGCCAGGCAGTAGCCGATAAGCGGCAGCCAGGTGCCTGTGGGCAGCAGCGGCAGGGTTGCCGCCAGCAGTGCCAGGCGCCCCAGCTCCCAGTAGCGGCAGCGTGCATCGCCATCGAGTACCCGCCCGTTCACCACCAGGCCGATCACCAGCATCAGCACCATCAACGCCAGTGATGCATAGGAAAAGTTGCCCGCGTTCGACAGCAGCGCGAGGGTTGCGCCCGAGTAGATCAGGTGTTGAACCAGGGCATACCAGCGCAGCCCCCGGTCGATTTGTGGGTCAAACCGGCGGAAGTTGTTCAGGTCGCTGCTGGCTACGGGCATGGCGGCTTCCGCGTCCGCCGGGCGGTAGCCGGTGGCGCGGAACCACAGGGTGAGTTTTTCCTGCCAGCGTTTGGTGTACACCGCATCCAGCCACATACGCTTGAAGTGCTGCAGGTTGGCCGCCAGCGGATCGAAGGTGTTTAGCGGCTTGCGGACGCCGTAGATACAGGGCTCGTCGTCCAGCTCCTCCTGATAGGTGCCGAACAGGCGGTCCCAGATGATCAATATGCCGCCGTAGTTGCGGTCCACGTAGGTCTTGTTCTGGGCGTGATGCACCCGGTGGTTGGAAGGGGTCACCAGAATCCATTCCATCCAGCGCACCTTGGGAAACTTCTGGGTGTGTACCCAGAACTGGTAAATCAGGTCGATGGCGCCGGCGGTAATCAGGACCTCGGGGGGCATGCCGAGCAATAGCAGGGGCAGGTAAAAGATCCACCCCAGGGGCACCAGGTCACTGGACTGACGCAATGCGGTGGTCAGGTTGTAGTCCTCGCTCTGGTGGTGCACCAGGTGCTCCGCCCAGAAGATATTGATCTCGTGGCTGACGCGGTGCTTCCAGTAGTAGCAGAAGTCGTAGGCGATCACGGCGAGGACCAGATGCCAGGGGTTTTCCAGCGACCAGTGGATTCCGAGGCTTTGATAAGCGGGTTCCAACCACTGATACAGGGGGATGTACAGCAGCATCAGGATGCCGACCTTCACCAGCCCCAGGATGCGGCTCAATATGCCCGCACCGAGGCTGCCAATGGCGTCGTTCAGGCGGTACAGCCCCCAGCCGCGCCAGCGGTCCAGCGTTAGTTCGATCAGCACGGCGAGCAGGAAAAAGGGAATGGCGGCGGTAATGAGTCCCACGGTTACCTCGGAATGTGTCTATATCGTTATGGTTGTTCCGAATCAGAGACTCATGTTGCCACAGGCCGGGATGGGGGCAATGTCCTGAGCGACCGGATTCCGAAATCCGTACGCTTTAATACAACGTATGACAGCCATTGAACTCAGTTTCTACACCAATCGGGAGTGATCATGATCAATGCCTATGCGGCCGACAGTGCCGGTGCCGAACTCAAACCTTTCAGCTACGACCCGGGTGCGCTGAAATCGGACCAGGTGGAAATCGCGGTCGAGTACTGCGGCCTTTGTCATAGCGACCTGAGCGTGGTGAACGACGAGTGGGGCATGACTGCTTTTCCGGTGGTGCCCGGGCATGAGGTGGTGGGCAAGATTGCCGCAGTGGGCGCGGGTGTTACCCACCTGAAAAAAGGCCAGCGCGTGGGGCTGGGCTGGCACGCCGGCTTCTGTGGCCACTGCGGCGAGTGCGATACCGGCAACCAGAATCTGTGTGCCGAAGCCCAGCCCACCATCATCGGTCACCACGGCGGCTTTGCCGATACGGTGCGCGCTAGCGCCGAGAGCGTGGTGCCCATTCCGGACGGGTTGGACCCGAAGGTGGTCGGCCCACTGTTCTGCGCGGGCATCACCGTCTACAACCCGCTGGTACAGTTCGACATCAAACCCAACAGCCGTGTGGCGGTGATCGGTATCGGCGGCCTTGGCCACCTGGCGCTGCAATTCCTGAACGCCTGGGGCTGCGAGGTGACCGCTTTTACCTCCAGCGACAGCAAGCGGGAAGAAGCGCTGGCATTGGGTGCCCATCACACCCTCAACAGCCGCGACCCGGAAGCGCTTGCGGCCGCGGCCGGTCAGTTCGACCTGATTATTTCCACGGTCAACGTAAAACTGGACTGGAACACCTACCTCACCACCCTCAAACCCCGCGGACGCTTGCATTTTGTCGGCGCCACCACCGAGCCGCTGGACCTCAACGTATTTAATCTGCTGCTGTCCCAGCGCCAGGTCTCCGGTTCCCCGGTGGGCAGCCCGGCAACCATTGCCGATATGCTTGAGTTCGCTGCCCGGCACAAGATTGCGCCGAAAGTGGAGCACTTCCCCATGAGCAAAATCAACGAGGCGTTTGCGCGTCTGGAAAGTGGCGAGGCGCGTTACCGAATCGTGCTGGAAGCGGGTAAATAGGCGGGGATAAAAAAGGCCGGCAAAAGCCGGCCAAATCAAGGTGGGGATCTTTGTATTACGACACCTCAATACAAAGAGGGAGTGATGCGCTGCCCTCAGGGTGCCGCTTCTGCCTGCAAGGTCACTCCGGAATAAGCACTGTAGCCTCGGATGCTGATATACCAGGTACCTGCCTGCGGGTTGCTGATGCTGCAGCTCTCGTCGTTGCCCCAGCGATAGGGACGGCAGTTGTAGCTGCTGGTGGTGGGCTGGGAGCCGTATCGCACATACAGGTCACCATCGCCACTGCCGCCACTCATCAGTACTTCCAGCGAACCCATGCCGCTGTTTACATCCAGGGTAAAGTGCTGCCAGCTACCGCTTGCGCCGGACAGGTTTGATTCGGTCCAGCCGGTAGCGCCGCCACCGCTGCTGCCCTCGTCGAAACTGCCCACCAGGCTCACGCCGGAGAAGCTACTGTAGGCGCGCACCATCACATAGTAGGTGCCGGCCTGCACATTGCTGATGGAACAGGTTTCGCTGTTGCCATTCAGGTAGGGGCGGCAATCGTAAGTGGAGGTGGTCGGCTGGCTGCCGAAACGCACATACAGGTCGGCATCACCGCTGCCGCCGGAGATCTGGAAGCTCAGGTTGGACGCACCGGCAGGTACTTCCAGGGTGTACTGCAGTTCCTGACCGCTGGACGCAGCAAGGCCAGTCTTGGCGACGCCGTTGCTCAGCGCACCATCACCCGGGGTGGGATCACCACCGCCGCCGCCGTTGGCCGCATTCACCGCCGCAGTCGCGTCAACAATACCGGTACCGCACTGGCTACAGCTGCCGGGGAAGCTGCGCGCAGTGTTTTTCAGGATGGTTTCAACTTCCGTGGGGGTAATGCCACTGTCTACCGCGTACAGCAGGGCTGCGGCGCCGGCCACGTGCGGGGCCGCCATACTGGTGCCCTGGTAGAAGGCGTAGTTGTCACTGCCCGGACCCTGGGTGCCGCTGTTGAGGGTGGAAAGTACGCCGTTGGAGTTGGTGGACGTCTCACCGCCCGGTGCCGCCACATCCACCACACTGCCGTAGTTGGAGTAGTAGGCGCGGCTACCGGCGCGGTTGGTGGAGGCCACGGAAATTACGCCGTTACAGCTTGCCGGGCTGTAGTTGGCGGCGTTGGCATTGGAGTTACCTGCGGCGACCACCACCGTGGTGCCGAGGCTGCGCGCGGTGTTGATCGCATTTTGCGTGGTGGTATCGCAGGCACCGCCACCGCCAAGGCTCAGGTTCAGCACCTGGGCCGGGTTGGCGTTGGCAGGCACACCACTGACGTTGCCGCCAGCACCCCAGATGATGCCGTCGGCAATATCCGAGGTGTAGCCACCGCAGCGGCCCAGCACGCGGATCGGCACGATTTTGGATTTGTAGGCAACGCCGGCCACGCCGGTGCCGTTATTGGTGACGGCGGCGATGGTGCCTGCCACATGGGTGCCGTGCCAGCTGCTGTTGCGCGCCGGCTGTCCGGAACCACAGGCACCGGCTGGAGACCAATCGCCCGGGTCGCTGGCGTCGCTGTCGCGGCCATTACCATCCTGCGCCACGTCGGTGTCGGAGATCATGTCGTAGCCAGGCAGCAGGTTGGCATTCAGATCGGCGTGCGGACGATAGCCAGTGTCAATTACACCGACCACAACGCCTTCACCCTGGGTGATATCCCAGGCACTTGGCAGGTTCAGGCCACCGGTGGCCTCAAAGTAATGCCACTGCTGGTTGTAGTTGGCATCGTTGGGGGTGGCCATGGGCTGCATCAGGCGGTCGGGCTCCGCATATTCCACCTGCGGGTCCTGTTGCAGGCGCGCGATGATGGCATTCAATTCTGCCTTGCTCGCGCGCTTCTCCAGTTTCATCAACTGGGCGCCAGTGGCGAGACGACGCATGTGCTTGAAGCGATGGCCGGCAGTCTGGGCAACCCGATCCATGGCGGTCTGCGACATGGACATGGCATTGGCGCCGGGCAGCGTGTTTTTGTATTTGACGATAATGCGGTCGGTGATCACTTCATCGGCCGCCACGGACATAGCCGATAATTCCGGTTCCACCGCCTGGGCGGAAAAGCTGACACCGAAGGTGGCTGTGAACATGAGAGTGGCCGCGCCGAGCACAGCGCCGGGCCCTGGTCTAAGTAATGCTGATAATTTCATTGTTGCGAATTTCTCCATAATTATTTTTATCGACGGAGCTGGATAGAGCCGCCGCTAAATACCGCGGAAATCCTGAGCGGTAACCCGCGACAACCACCGCAATTGTGTTGCGGATTAATATCGCCGGGTCTGGGTTTAACGAGGAGAATGATTGCGGCCACAATCGTATAACAGGACAACTCTTTGGAATTCGCGCCAAATTTAGTGTGTACTTGGTACGCTTGTGAACCATTAGATGATGCGTGAGAACGAGGTCACATCCACTGGCATCAATTTTATTTTCAGACGAACGTTTAGCAGTTTTGATCGATGGCTGTGGGTGACCGGCGCAGTGACCGGACAAAACCGGCTCACTTAGTACAAGCGGGGCGCTGACCCCGCCGATTGAAACGAAGGGCGAGACTGTCGAAAGCGAGTGACGTCGATTGAGTGGGTGTCGGGATTTACCTATTGCCCGGCAATTGGTTTTTCGCCTCGATCCAGCGACTCATAAACTCTTCCGCGCGGTGCTCGGTGCGTCGCAAAATGCGGCCCCAGATATTGCGATTGCGATGGGCGTCGAGATCGGCCGCGACCGAATCGACGCGCGCGATAAAAGCACGGGCATGGGGCGCATGGGAAAAGTTGGTGACCAGTGCGCGGGTACCCGCATCCCGCACTGTCTGCCAGCGTTCCCGGTTCTGGTAAATGTCTGCGGCAATCTTGGCAAACAGATCCGGTTCTTCCGTCAGCGGGTAACCCCAGGCATCGTCGGCTGCCATCGACTCGGCACCGATCGGGGTAGTGATGGTCGGAGTGCCGGCAAGCCAGCCATCGAGAATTTTACCTTTCTGCCCTGCGCCGAAGCGCAGTGGTGCCAGGTTCAGCCGGTAGCGCGCGAGCGTGGCCAGTGCATCGTCGGTGCGGCCGATGATGCGCAGGCCGGCTTTGGGAGCGTGGAAACGCTGCATGGCGTGGTCCGCATAGGCGCCGTACACATGGCACTCCACGCCGGGCAGTAACGCGCGTAACTGCGGCCACACCGTCTCCGCAAACCAGCTCACCGCATCCCGATTGGGTGCGTGCTTGAAACCGCCGATCATTGCCACATGTTCGCGTTCCGCAAAACCGGGCAGCGTATCCGGCTGCGGTATTTCCCGCACCAGAAACGGAAGGTAATGCAGTTGCCAGTCGGGCAGGCCAAAGTGGGTTTTCAACAAGTCCATCTCGACCCGGGAAATCATGATGGTGAGATCGCAGCGCGCCATGGCGGCAATCTCGCGCTCGGCAACCGGATGAAAAAGATTAAGTGGCTGGCCTGTTTTCAGCGCCAGGTGGCGGGCCTCGCGCAGGCTGTGAAAATCGCTCGTATCCAGCAGCGTTACCGCGCGCGGGCACTGCGCCCGCACCCGCCAGCCGAACTGCTCCTCCATCATAAAGCGATCGTAAATTACCAGCGTGGGATCGAGTGCGCGCACCCAGTCATCGAAGCTGGAGTCATTCACCTCAATCTGGTGTTCGCTGTAACCGGTGTGCGCTTGAAAGGGTGTGGGCTGCGCCGGGCTGGCAATCTCAATGATGTAACCCGCATCGCTGAGCAGGTCGAGAATATCCAGAGTGCGCCGACCGGCGGCGGTGGAGGCGGGCTCGGGCCACTGCTTGGCAATCAGCAGGGCGCGGTTTGAAACGGTAGTGGGAAGCATCTGCAGGATTATGCCAGTTAAAGCAGGTGTCAGCGGTCTGGAATAACGATACCCAGACCGGCCAGATAAAGCGCGACCTAGTTGACGATTACGGTCTGGAGCGAAGGATTAGTCGTCCCTCAGGCGCAGCAGCATTTGTACTAGCATATCGGCATGTCGGTCGACGCGTGCTTCTTCGCAAGGATCGATATTGAACAGGCGGCGGCATTCCGGTGCAAAAGAGAAAATGGTCGAAGAGGCGCTGACCATGATGTAGTACCAGTGAATAAACGCGTCCCTGTCCAGTTGCAGCGAGTCACCCACCAGCCGCTGCATCTTCTCGCAGGCAGGAGCAATGTACAGCTCAATCAAGTGCTGGATCCGCCAAGTATCCTGAGTGGCCTCCTGGGCCATCAGCCGGCTCAGCTCCGGGTGGCGCGCGTGATAGCCCACATAAAAACGCACAATAAACGCGAGGTGCTCGCTTTCCGACACTTCGCGCAGTAACCCCAAACGCTGCTCAAACTCATCGTGCATTCCGTTGAACACGGTCGCCACTACCGATTTCCAGAAAGACTCCTTATCTCCAAAGTGA
Proteins encoded:
- a CDS encoding RelA/SpoT family protein, which gives rise to MHTIDSLAHRLSSYLSPDQIQFVRRAYFYAEQAHEGQKRRSGEPYITHPLAVATILAGMHMDAQSLAAAMLHDVIEDTGIPKAALAEQFGGEIADLVDGVSKLTQFETDSPAEKQAENFQKMALAMARDIRVILVKLADRLHNMRTLGSLKPEKRARIARETLEIYAPIANRLGMNDVRIEFEDRAFFAIYPLRASRLRAALVAARGNRKELLEKIQNAIELRLEREKIDALVIGREKHLYSIYQKMRSKKKSFKEIMDVYAFRIIVDSVDTCYRTFGVIHNLYKPVISEFKDYIAIPKSNGYQSLHTVLLGMHGVPIEVQIRTKEMDEMANSGIAAHWLYKSSGDEVLNTGGTSQVRARRWVQGLLEMQQRAGDSLEFIENVKIDLFPDEVYVFTPKGKIIDLPAGATAVDFAYSVHTDIGNSCVAVRINQRLAPLSQPLESGQKVEILTSKNVQPNPNWLNFVVTAKARSAIRHYLKHQRHHDSIELGRRLLEKALVKFRLKISDLDDEQIRRGVKEARCESFDNLLEEIGLGNRAAFSAAKLLIPPGTTETEASNISSPLTIDAQEGMMISFARCCRPIPGDTIIGHISSGKGVVVHRDTCRNALELREHPENIMAVAWSPDVKGDFLGDVRVEVESERGIIARLATRITEEGASIEQIHVDEKDAQHSVIALTLEVTNRVHLAQIMKRLRNLPAVIRIARP
- the rpoZ gene encoding DNA-directed RNA polymerase subunit omega; protein product: MARITVEDCLDHVDNRFELVIVGSKRARQIATGGRDPMVPEENDKPTVIALREIEEGFVDASILDEPEEEPVQRAAPAPVFLSEQDM
- the gmk gene encoding guanylate kinase encodes the protein MSTGTLYTVSAPSGAGKTSLVKALIEADSQVTVSVSHTTRAMRPGEVEGINYHFVDRDEFVAMLGKSAFLEHAQVFDNFYGTSRAWVEETLASGRDVILEIDWQGAEQVRKLMPETVGIFILPPSQQALLERLTGRGQDDQSVIDKRMAQAIDEMSHYVETDYLVINDDFTTALNELRSIMVAERQRLVRQQERHSGLLQSLLRSQ
- a CDS encoding sterol desaturase family protein, with protein sequence MGLITAAIPFFLLAVLIELTLDRWRGWGLYRLNDAIGSLGAGILSRILGLVKVGILMLLYIPLYQWLEPAYQSLGIHWSLENPWHLVLAVIAYDFCYYWKHRVSHEINIFWAEHLVHHQSEDYNLTTALRQSSDLVPLGWIFYLPLLLLGMPPEVLITAGAIDLIYQFWVHTQKFPKVRWMEWILVTPSNHRVHHAQNKTYVDRNYGGILIIWDRLFGTYQEELDDEPCIYGVRKPLNTFDPLAANLQHFKRMWLDAVYTKRWQEKLTLWFRATGYRPADAEAAMPVASSDLNNFRRFDPQIDRGLRWYALVQHLIYSGATLALLSNAGNFSYASLALMVLMLVIGLVVNGRVLDGDARCRYWELGRLALLAATLPLLPTGTWLPLIGYCLASAITWWVLVFMHKDDTVTSVRN
- the ahr gene encoding NADPH-dependent aldehyde reductase Ahr, producing MINAYAADSAGAELKPFSYDPGALKSDQVEIAVEYCGLCHSDLSVVNDEWGMTAFPVVPGHEVVGKIAAVGAGVTHLKKGQRVGLGWHAGFCGHCGECDTGNQNLCAEAQPTIIGHHGGFADTVRASAESVVPIPDGLDPKVVGPLFCAGITVYNPLVQFDIKPNSRVAVIGIGGLGHLALQFLNAWGCEVTAFTSSDSKREEALALGAHHTLNSRDPEALAAAAGQFDLIISTVNVKLDWNTYLTTLKPRGRLHFVGATTEPLDLNVFNLLLSQRQVSGSPVGSPATIADMLEFAARHKIAPKVEHFPMSKINEAFARLESGEARYRIVLEAGK
- a CDS encoding S8 family peptidase → MFTATFGVSFSAQAVEPELSAMSVAADEVITDRIIVKYKNTLPGANAMSMSQTAMDRVAQTAGHRFKHMRRLATGAQLMKLEKRASKAELNAIIARLQQDPQVEYAEPDRLMQPMATPNDANYNQQWHYFEATGGLNLPSAWDITQGEGVVVGVIDTGYRPHADLNANLLPGYDMISDTDVAQDGNGRDSDASDPGDWSPAGACGSGQPARNSSWHGTHVAGTIAAVTNNGTGVAGVAYKSKIVPIRVLGRCGGYTSDIADGIIWGAGGNVSGVPANANPAQVLNLSLGGGGACDTTTQNAINTARSLGTTVVVAAGNSNANAANYSPASCNGVISVASTNRAGSRAYYSNYGSVVDVAAPGGETSTNSNGVLSTLNSGTQGPGSDNYAFYQGTSMAAPHVAGAAALLYAVDSGITPTEVETILKNTARSFPGSCSQCGTGIVDATAAVNAANGGGGGDPTPGDGALSNGVAKTGLAASSGQELQYTLEVPAGASNLSFQISGGSGDADLYVRFGSQPTTSTYDCRPYLNGNSETCSISNVQAGTYYVMVRAYSSFSGVSLVGSFDEGSSGGGATGWTESNLSGASGSWQHFTLDVNSGMGSLEVLMSGGSGDGDLYVRYGSQPTTSSYNCRPYRWGNDESCSISNPQAGTWYISIRGYSAYSGVTLQAEAAP
- a CDS encoding glycosyltransferase translates to MLPTTVSNRALLIAKQWPEPASTAAGRRTLDILDLLSDAGYIIEIASPAQPTPFQAHTGYSEHQIEVNDSSFDDWVRALDPTLVIYDRFMMEEQFGWRVRAQCPRAVTLLDTSDFHSLREARHLALKTGQPLNLFHPVAEREIAAMARCDLTIMISRVEMDLLKTHFGLPDWQLHYLPFLVREIPQPDTLPGFAEREHVAMIGGFKHAPNRDAVSWFAETVWPQLRALLPGVECHVYGAYADHAMQRFHAPKAGLRIIGRTDDALATLARYRLNLAPLRFGAGQKGKILDGWLAGTPTITTPIGAESMAADDAWGYPLTEEPDLFAKIAADIYQNRERWQTVRDAGTRALVTNFSHAPHARAFIARVDSVAADLDAHRNRNIWGRILRRTEHRAEEFMSRWIEAKNQLPGNR
- a CDS encoding TetR/AcrR family transcriptional regulator, translated to MSSATATPSSGRTRRVQERAETTKAKLLDAGQLMFSERGFDAVSLRDIENAAKIKRGLLAYHFGDKESFWKSVVATVFNGMHDEFEQRLGLLREVSESEHLAFIVRFYVGYHARHPELSRLMAQEATQDTWRIQHLIELYIAPACEKMQRLVGDSLQLDRDAFIHWYYIMVSASSTIFSFAPECRRLFNIDPCEEARVDRHADMLVQMLLRLRDD